In the genome of Trypanosoma brucei gambiense DAL972 chromosome 11, complete sequence, the window TCTGGATACTCTTGCTTGCAACTCTCGGAACTTTATATGACGGCAATTGTGTTCGTGTGCGCGATCAGGACATGAAAGTGCTCACATGGAAGCAAGGGTCACGCTACCAAATCATAATTAGTTAAGAGCACACCCTGAAACAAACAGCTATGaagataaaaatatatgtttacGGTTAATATCTGGACTCACTCAGCGCATACATTGGCGTACCAACAGGTTGTACTTGGCATGCGCTTGATTTGACGTTTATTTGCACTTCCTCTTGTTGGGCGACGCTGCTCTTCACCTTGCTACTGCATTTCTAGGTTGTTTTTAGTTCCGCCGGCTTTGTGTGGTTTCTGTTACATCGGTAGCCTTGCGTTCGTGCGGTTGGACGAGTGTGATGGCTGGAACCCAGGCAGCAGTGGACTACACCAAAGTGTTGGTGAAGAATACAGTAAGGTTCATCCTCTTAGTTCTGTTTCTCATATCTCTCGTTGTCTCGTTACTCCTATGCATGCTTGCTGACATCTTTCAAGCCTACGCCCCCGTCTTCCCATTGTGGCCAATGGTTTTTGCGAGCGTTGCGCTAAACGTTGCGTGTGCTGTTTCGACTTCGTTGTATCATCGAGTAACGTGCAAGGCTTCTCGTTCTTATAAAAGCTCCGGAAACAACCATGCATATTTGGCAATGCAAGGTTTCGGGTACggtttgctttttatttgtccGGCGGTGCTGTTCTTATATATTGAACTTTTAGCTTCCCCTGTTGCCGTCTACCGCTACGGATTGATAACAGCACTGGGTGGTTCATGTGCCGTGGCAAATGGGCTATTGATCGCATCTTTGCGGTACTCCGAAAAGACTCAGCGGCGAGTGAAAGAAGGTGGACTTGGGGGAGGCGAGAGGCCACAGCGCGACTCCGGTCTGTGGAGGAGACGTTTGTTATTGCTTCCAGACGGCGAGACAGCCATTGTCGTTTTGCTTTGTATCATTGCTCTCACGTGTTCTATTATTGCAGAGTATTTTACGCACCTGCGCCGTGCGTTGACCATTGTGGGCATGTTGCTTCTCGTAGTTAGTGCGGCTATCACTCGTGTTGGCACTGGGTATCGGTCTGCTACCGGCGAGCACCCCTTCTCGATCTCTAGGTGCAGCTTCAGAACGGGTATTGTTCAAGGGCTTGGTTGGTTTCTGGGTGGGGCAACGTTGTGTTTCGATTTGGTTTTGTGTAATTCAGGTGCGGGCGCACCTCCGTCTTGGCATATCATCAGTGGGTTAAGTTCGATGGTGAGCGTTGCTGCACTCCTGTTTGCAAGGTTTCACCGCTTCACAGAGCCTACATTCAAACAAGGGTTGCAGTTGTCCAGTGATGGACCCTACGTAATGACAGCAACAAGTCTATTTCAACTTACTTTTGTGTGGTGTTTAACGTTACTACTATCTACGGAGTACTGCGAACTGGGTATGCAGTTGAGGCAGGGGCTGATTACGTGTCAAACCCTCACAGCGGTATCCATGTTTGCCCTGCCTCTTTGCACTCACTTTCTTGGCCGTGTTGTGTTCGGCAAGGAGTACGGAATATGGATAAGTCTTGACTGCCGGTTAGAATTCGCAATCTTGCAGCGGTTGGCGTGGTTTTGCTACAGCATAGCCATTTTCTTCGCCGTACTTCACATGACGGAGTCTAACCACTTCAGGTTCGTTGTCATACAGGCCCTACTGGTCGGAGTTTCTCAATGCCTTGTACATGCGTCGCTTTGGGCATTCGGTGGGGGAACATTGGGGAGATATTCAAGCGATGTTGAAGATCAAGAGTCTTTATCACGTACTACTTCCACCAAATCCACTGCACAGGAGGAAGACTCAGAGGGGGAAGCCTCCGTATCTTATGAGGGCGGTGGCTCTGCGCTACCTCTAGTACTGAATGCAGAGATGGTCACCGCCATTGCGGTCTGCGTGTGCGGGATTGCCCTTCGGCTTGTTGCCGATGTGGAGTCCATGGATGGCGCATTTGTCGGTGCTCTGTTGGGTGTTCCCCGGAAATCGCTGCTGAATCTTGCAAGGGTCATGGCCACTGTTGCGGTACCGCTTGCTCATATTTCATCCAGGGACCGTGTTCCTTTGTGGCAGCCATTTGTTGGCTGTGGTGGTTATGTTTCTATGCAAGCGGTGGGGTGGTCCGTTTACGCGATCAATACGTTGATTGAGGCCGCCAATTACTTTCATGAGGAACGCCGGAGTCTTGCGTCTCCGGTATTTGGAACTCAATCTATGCCATTGGAACACACAGTGGATGGTGTATGCGCTACCGTCCCGTTTATTTGCATATTTCTGGGCTCCTTATTTGAAACATGGGCCCAACAAAGCGAGAAAATTCATCAGCGGAAGATGCAACAGAAGATCGTGGAGCTTAACAGCTTACTACAGCATGTCATTGCTGATCCGGAGGATCGGGAGCGGACGAAGTCACTTTTGAAGTTTGTAATTGGCCCTCGGTGGAAAGATTTGAGAAGTAGCGGAAGTTCCGACGAGGACGAACGCGCCGAGGAGGtggaaacaagaaaggagggCATGAGAAATATCGTAGCCATTCTCTGCGTCTGTGTAATGATGTTGTTTGCGACTTCCGCGTTTTCAGCAACGCACCAACCCGCCTTTACACTTATATTCGGGATATCAGgtatgatgatgacgagTGTGTCGTGTTTTTCGCTGCAACTTTTTTACGGATCGATCGTGCACGGGGCCACCGGAACCTATTCGTACTTTATGCCATTTTCTGGTGGGCAAAAGTTTGTTGCATTCCAGACTGCTGGGTGGTCTTGTTACGCGGCTGCACTATTGTTAATTCTAATAAGTTGTCTCGAAGGTCGCGGTTCGCCCACTGCCTTCGTTTGCATGGGTTTCTTTAGTGTCGCGGCACAGTTTTTGATTTTGAATTCTATTCCGCATTTTGATTCCACTCCGAGACCGGCTTCGTTGTTGGAACAAAATGCGGAAGCGGCGCTTGCCGTGTTTGCGCTCGTTGGATCCTTTACTTTTGGTGTTGTATGGAACGCCTACACAGGTGGTGGCATTCCAGGGCAGGCGCCATCCCCGCTCCCCATCATTGTTACAGCTATTGCCGCATCGTGTGCTGCACCATTGGGAATCGTGTCTTTGAAGCGCCACATGGAGCGTTCCGCCATGTTCGCCGTCGCTGATGGACTGGAAAGTTCCTCCGAGGCAAGTGACGGTGAAGAGGAAATACGCAGTGATGGCCACACGGATGCAATCGCCCATGTAAGTAATGGGAGTGGACACCAGTTCCCCTCTTCATTGATCCAGGGCCAAGTAAACACCGGTGTCGACTCGGAGCGAGGGACAAATGATTCCTTCGACACCCAAACATCCCGCTCCTTTCCAGGATCCACCGGATCGTTCGGGAGTGGCAAGCGGTGCCGCTCAGTGCAGCACATGGAGGTCATACCGGGCACATTGTACACGATTTGTCTCATTTTGGCGTTGCTTGCTACACTGATTTGGGTTATATTCGTCCCGATAGTTCTCTTCTACATGTTCTACTCCTACGCCTACAGTGGACTTGCCGTATTTCACATGACGTTTACGACATTTCACATTGTGTTGTTCCTGCTTTCCATTGCGGTTGTTACCCCGGTGCTCGTCCAAATAATTTACGACAGACGATGTAAGGGTCTTCGGGGGAAGTTCTGGAGCCCTCTAGTTGCTTTTACTGTGTACTCCCTACCAACAATTGTGGTTTCAACGGTGCTTGTTGTCTGGACTCAGGTGGACACAATGGGGGCCGAGGTTTTTGCCCTAAACATGGTATTCATGAGTTGCCTTTCGTTCCTTTCGTATGCTTATCTGGTGGCGTCACTCTTTAACACATGTTTCCTCGGATATGTGCTGCACTTTTATCTCTACACATGTTTGGTTCAGGGGTTGGCGCCTCTTGTCGTTTGGAAGTGCGTCACGGACGTCGGGTTTACAGTGTTTTGGTTGTGGTACTTACGAGGTTACGGTAAGCTCCCTCACATCACTGGATGCATGTGCGGTGCCAAATCGCGGGACTTGTTCCGTACCTATTTATCACCTGCCATTGTCGATTACTTCAGTGCGCGTCTTATTGTTgatgggagggggaaggcTGGAAGGGGTAAAACGGTTATATACAGTAATTccgagggggaggaggaaaatgctGGACCTGATCACAATGATCCGTCAAACAAATACATTTATTCCTTTCATCCGCATGGTGTTTTTCCCGGCACCGCACTCTGGTTGCCGATGTCACCGCAGTGGGAGGAACTGATCGGCCGCAACGAGGAGACCATTGTCACAACACACGGTGCAGATGTGATTTTTGCCGTCCCGTTCATGCGTGACGCGCTTATGTCAGTTGGCACCATGAGTGTATCGAGGAAAGGAATTGAGAACTGTCttaagcaaaacaacagccCTATTATTGTGACTGGTGGGATGGCGGAAATGGTGTATCAGAAGGGTAGTGACACCGAAATGCACATCGTCATGCATCACAGCGGGTTTGTTCGAATGGCTCTGCAGCATGGGGTGCCTATTGTGCCTATCCTTTGTTTCGCCGAGCAAAATGTAATGATGAATGTTCCCTTTCCACGTCTACAGAGACTCACCTCGAGAAAGCTTGGCTTTCCATTTCCCACAATGCCGTATGGGAGAtggtttcttccccttccacaTGCACGGCCACTCACCGTAGTGGTGGGTAAACCAATTCTTCCAGATCCTGCGATGTGCAatgctgatgaccctgatcATGTAGTGCACTACAGACTCCGCTATTTTGGTGAATTGCAGCGGCTTTTCTTCAAGTATCGTGATGAAGCCGGATATCCCAACATGGTGCTTCATCTCCACTGCCACAACGAGACGCATATTGTGACAGAATTTAGAGGGTCGGAATCAGTTAAAGATGATCAAAACCAATGAACTGGTGATTGCCACAATCGGGGTTCAATACACTCTAATCCTTTCATGCTGTAGTTGTAAGGGGGGAGGTGCAGTGGTGAGCGCTTCGGGTAAGTGAGTACACAAGtaatgtaatttttttttttttcggtgagggggagagaaggggggggggggaaacgcTAGCATGGCGGccgaggttttttttttgtaaaaagcTGGAGTTAAgcccgtgtgtgtgtgtgcgcgcggACGGTGGCGGCTTTTGTGGCGGTCatgctgttttgtttcatcgCATCTCCGCGTTTaacttcttttattttcttttttcattcattccttTCCTATTTTTCGCCGCCGTTACCACCTCCACCATTTTTGTCCACTTCCCCCAATACTGCCACTGTTAATGTTTGTTCCTCTCCACATCGAAACATCTTCCTGCTTGCATTTACTTGTCCCTTATGTTTTGCGCTGCTTTTGTTGCTCATTATTGTGAGGACAGTTGCATATTCATCTcatgtttcgtttttcttgTGCTGTCGTccattacttttttgttttgttatgttttgtttgtcttaTTTGTCCTTctgtttattgtttgttaactctgtttttttttccgttttggaAACAATGCGGAGTTGCCGCCGAAAGATATTTTTCGCAAGTagtgtttttcatttttcattttctgttttctttcttttttttttaattgtctTCTTCTTGTAAATGTCTTGTGTTTCCATGACTACTCATCTTCTTGCGGGTGGAAACGGaagtatgtgtgtgtgtgtgtgtgtgtacacacTCGATCACATGGAAGGAggaagttaaaaaaaaaacagcaggaaATTTAAcgtgaaattttttttttaaatattgttaaagaaaaagatgcaaACACTTTCCGGAAAGTGAGTGAATGCACCGGTAAcgtcaacaacaataatgacgAGTgtcatttttgtctttcttttgttctttggTACTTATCCTTTTACTCTtgctctttgtttgtttcctcttaTATGGAGCGCTTGTATGTGGAATATATTATTCCCTGATACGGGTGGGAGTAAAAAGCAACTGGCAAGCGAccaagagtttttttttttaaaaagagaaaagtagAGCGTTGGTTGCTTTAGAAAATTTTGTGAAATGTCTACGGAAACGGGTTGGGTGCTGGGGGAGCACAAAGGATAAAAAGAATGGGtgctgaaaagaaaaaaaaaactgtatgCATTTGTGCTCGCGTAAGAAGCGTTTTCAAAAAACATCTATCTTGGAAAGTTACACACAACATCATCCTTGTGTTACTTTCTGATGTTGTTGTAAACAAACTTTTGCACcacgtttgtttttttttttttggggggggtggtggtggtggtggtgggaggtttgctttttttttttcccccttcccctccctcttcctctgtcaccgttgctgttgtgtatCCGCCTGTTTATGCAAGTGGTGTGGCCACTCCAATGTTGAACAAATGTATCCCCgtcacttctttcttttctgttcttcTCGTTACCTGCggctctttctttctttgtacgTGTATAATGGTTTAACTTTTCAGTTAAATAGGATAGTAAACTCCATTCTCAGCCTCAGGCTGAGGAaggtttttatttatttttgtaaatAACTTGGCCCTGAGAAGACATTCGTTGGTGgttccatttatttatttcgtaGGGTTTAAATGCAGCGGACGCTTCGCAGTGCGGCCCGTCGCAAATGGGGGCAAAAAACCTGGTCACCCACAGCTACAAACGGAGGTGCGGCACCGGCGAATGGTGTCAGCGCGCAAGAAGCACTTCAAATTGCATATCGTCCGATGCCACCCTCACAAACTGTGGAGTACGAAGAGGATTTCGGTCACAATCTAATGATTCACCGTGAGTATATTTCCAAGCGCTGTCGCGACCGCGTGTCGTTTGAGCTGAGTGCGCTTTCCTACAGTAATTTGGAACTGCGACGTGGACAAGAGCATCTGGCGGGAATTATGAATAGGGAGCGGAGAGGGGTTTCAGTGGGTGCCTCTGGCGCTCCAGATGATCAGGTGCAGATGCAAACCGATGTGGATGCCAACTCGAGGGAAGTCTTGAGCGCACGGTACCTCTTCAACGAGAGGCGGTTGCAGTTCTGCGATCGATTTCAGAACTTCTTTCAAAGCAAACTGGAAAATAGTGCTGCGAGTGATTCCAATGGACACGAGAAGCAACATCTCTTCTCTCTTATGGAGGCATGCGCGGTGATATTTGGTTGCGAAACGGAGGCGGCTCGGGAAACATACTACCGCATGTTCCTGGGGTTGGATTCGGAAACGCTTTTGGAGGAAGACGAGGCACTACGCAACCGAATCGCCGATGCCAAACTCGTGCAGCGGGTTCTCGAGAACAACAAGGGGCGGCAAGAGGTCACACAATCGCCTAAacttcaacaacaacaggatcAAGGCAAACCCCTGCACGCCGTTTCTAGTGGTACAAGTTTGCTTAATGATTGCGAAGAAGAGCGCTTCATTTCATCTATTCCCGAGCTTTCCCTGTTTGAAGACGAAACTGAGGCTAGAGCCAACGGGTTCGTCGAAGGTGAAGACGATGTCAAGGCAAACAATGGTGATCTCACTGCCGGTAGTTTTAGCTCCCCTGCTTCCTCTGTTAATTTACCGGAGGAGTTTGAAGAATATGCCCCTCTATACAAGGCATACATTACCCACGCAGTGGGAAAAGGACCCGTGGCTTCGTATGATATATCGACACTTGGTTCAACAGGTTTGACAGCAGAGCGGCGACGATGGAGGACTCTGATGGAGAAGATTGTACGGGAGGATTATCATACCATGACGGAAGTAGAACAGATGGATGCCATCGTGTTGAATGAGCAACTCCACACCGTAAAGTTCTTCGATTTGAAGATTGGAGATGCGATTCGTGATATATTGCAGTTGTTGCAACGGGAAACCGGCGTCGGTTCGTCGGTCAATCGCGACACACCGGTGGGTATTTCTCCCAACAACCCAGAGCGACGAGTCTGAAATGTGTGTGATTTTTGTTTGGAAAGCATGTTGACGATTAACTTCACATTTTAAGTAAGCCCGGTTTGTTGTACAAGCCCGCTTGCTCACGTTTTGTCGTTGTATGATCTTACGATTAATAGTCTACTTGCTGAAAGTGGTGTctgttcccttccctccttaaTGTGTATGTGGCTAaatcgtatatatatatatatatatatatattcgtcctttgtttccttgctCTGTTTTCTGGCGTATTTTGAAGAATATAAGACAATGGCAACATCAGAAAGTTCAGGTGCTAAGAGATTTTGGGGCGTCGATTCGGAGTATGAGGTGACACTATGCTCTACAGACAGCCCCGTTCGGGCGTATGAGTCGCACATGTTTGACAAGGAAGTGCTGAGCGCAGATGGAGCTGCACACACGGCAAAAAAACCCAAAGCTGGTGATTCGCTCGGATATGATAAGCACCAGGCATCCCTCCCGCGCTTACCCATTCCAACACTGCAGGATACGTGCGACTTGTATTTGAAGTCTATTCAGGCTCTCGTAACGGCTGAGGAGTACGTTCACACCAAGAAAGTTGTGGAAGATTTCCTGAAGGGAGGTGGAAGCGGGGAAACACTACACAATTTGCTCCTTAAATGGGACAAGGAGTGTAACCAACCGAGTTGGTTGGAGGAGTTTTGGAATGACTCTTACGTTTGTATGCGCGATCCCATCCCAGTCAACGTtaactttttcttccaatttAAACCTCATCCACAACACTTGCAGAATGGCCGTCATGTCTCGCAGATTGGCCGCGCCGCCAGCCTTCTGCATGCGGCCGTTGAATACTATGTATCGATTATAAATGGGACCGTGGCCAGAGAATTCGAGCGGGACGCTCCAGTATGCATGAGTCAGTACCGCTTTGTTTTCAGTACCTCGCGTGTTCCTGGATTACATCAGGACCGGAAAATTTGTTACTCCGAAAGACCGCTCACAGAGGACGAGAAAAGGTCAAAATTTGCTGAGTACGTCGCTGCCAGCCCCACTCACTGCGTTGTAATAATCCGTGACCGCTTTTTCAAGTTAGAGGTACTTCGAGAAGATGGTACCCAATACAGCGTCGAAGAACTTATAGTGTCACTCAAGTATATCGAAGATTTCGTCACCTCACGGCAGAACCCCGGAGCACCGGTGGGTCTTCTGACAACAATGGACCGCACGGAGTGGTTCCACGCTCGTGAGCGCCTTAAGAAACTGGGTAACGTAGACATACTTCAAACTATCCAATCGGCCCTCATTTGTATCTGCCTCGATGGCGTCCGTGTTGTTTCACCGGAGGTGGGCGCccggttgctgctgcatggACAAGGGACGAACCGATGGTTTGACAGGCATAACATCATTGTTACAGCTGATGGGACTGCGGGTGTGAATTGGGAGCACTCTGTTAATGACGGCGGAACGGCATTGATGCTGGCCGACTTCATGTACAAGAAAGACTGCGAGCGCTTCTTTACAGGAGATGAGGTTGAAGCCCTTTCTAAGCGGGAAGGCGTGTCCCTTACTGTGCGGAGGATGGTCGCTGAGAAGCAGTGGAATCTTGACAAGGGAATATATGGCGTCATGAAGTCTGCGTCAGAGGATTTTAAAGCATTAATTCAAAATAATGAGTTACATGTGCTACATTTTGGAAACTTTGGTGGGGCCTTTCTGAAGCGCTTTGGGATCTCACCGGATGCCTTTTTTCAGATGGCCCTTCAGTTGACATACTACCGGCTCTTTGGCCGTAACTGTGCGACCTACGAAGCGGCTACCACACGTACCTTCAGCCACGGCCGTACAGAGTGCATACGAAGTGCCAGTTCTGAAGCTCTGGACTTCTGCCGAGCGGCGTGGGAGCCATTGTTTCCCAAGCGTATCGGCTCTGCAGTACCTTCTCAGGGCGAATTCCTCCGCAAGGCAGTCGCCGCTCATGCAAATGCTGTAAAACTTGCCAAGAGTGGCCTCGGTGTAGATAGACATTTATATGGTTTGCGGGTAATGGCGCGAATGCACGGTGTTCCGCTTCCCGGACTATTTAATGATCCGTCTTACCACCGGAGTGGAACGTGGCTCATGTCGACTTCCCATTGTGGAAGCAATGCACTCGATGCCTTTGGGTTCggccctgttgttgtttcgggATTTGGGATCGGCTATATGATCAAAGCCGACAGCATAGATGTTGTCATTACTTCAAAGTGTACTTCTCATTTTACTTCTACGGTGGTGTTTGCTTCCATGCTGGAATCCTCGTTGTTTCACATGAAGACTATACTTCAGAGTGAAGATATGAGCCGGCGAGCTGAGAGAgatattttacttttctctcATCTATGTGGACTGAACGACTTTCAGTTCTCTGAGAAGGAGGGCTTCATCTACGAGCACCATGTGAATGGCAGCAAAGGTGAGATGACTGATTCCATTGCTGATGCCTCACCAAATTTGTAACAAACTGATGGTATCGACTTCTGAACAGCGATGGACCTCCACGGGATGGTTCGGTAGCTTTTGTGCCCTTTACtctttaaatttttaattATCTAT includes:
- a CDS encoding diacylglycerol acyltransferase, putative, giving the protein MAGTQAAVDYTKVLVKNTVRFILLVLFLISLVVSLLLCMLADIFQAYAPVFPLWPMVFASVALNVACAVSTSLYHRVTCKASRSYKSSGNNHAYLAMQGFGYGLLFICPAVLFLYIELLASPVAVYRYGLITALGGSCAVANGLLIASLRYSEKTQRRVKEGGLGGGERPQRDSGLWRRRLLLLPDGETAIVVLLCIIALTCSIIAEYFTHLRRALTIVGMLLLVVSAAITRVGTGYRSATGEHPFSISRCSFRTGIVQGLGWFLGGATLCFDLVLCNSGAGAPPSWHIISGLSSMVSVAALLFARFHRFTEPTFKQGLQLSSDGPYVMTATSLFQLTFVWCLTLLLSTEYCELGMQLRQGLITCQTLTAVSMFALPLCTHFLGRVVFGKEYGIWISLDCRLEFAILQRLAWFCYSIAIFFAVLHMTESNHFRFVVIQALLVGVSQCLVHASLWAFGGGTLGRYSSDVEDQESLSRTTSTKSTAQEEDSEGEASVSYEGGGSALPLVLNAEMVTAIAVCVCGIALRLVADVESMDGAFVGALLGVPRKSLLNLARVMATVAVPLAHISSRDRVPLWQPFVGCGGYVSMQAVGWSVYAINTLIEAANYFHEERRSLASPVFGTQSMPLEHTVDGVCATVPFICIFLGSLFETWAQQSEKIHQRKMQQKIVELNSLLQHVIADPEDRERTKSLLKFVIGPRWKDLRSSGSSDEDERAEEVETRKEGMRNIVAILCVCVMMLFATSAFSATHQPAFTLIFGISGMMMTSVSCFSLQLFYGSIVHGATGTYSYFMPFSGGQKFVAFQTAGWSCYAAALLLILISCLEGRGSPTAFVCMGFFSVAAQFLILNSIPHFDSTPRPASLLEQNAEAALAVFALVGSFTFGVVWNAYTGGGIPGQAPSPLPIIVTAIAASCAAPLGIVSLKRHMERSAMFAVADGLESSSEASDGEEEIRSDGHTDAIAHVSNGSGHQFPSSLIQGQVNTGVDSERGTNDSFDTQTSRSFPGSTGSFGSGKRCRSVQHMEVIPGTLYTICLILALLATLIWVIFVPIVLFYMFYSYAYSGLAVFHMTFTTFHIVLFLLSIAVVTPVLVQIIYDRRCKGLRGKFWSPLVAFTVYSLPTIVVSTVLVVWTQVDTMGAEVFALNMVFMSCLSFLSYAYLVASLFNTCFLGYVLHFYLYTCLVQGLAPLVVWKCVTDVGFTVFWLWYLRGYGKLPHITGCMCGAKSRDLFRTYLSPAIVDYFSARLIVDGRGKAGRGKTVIYSNSEGEEENAGPDHNDPSNKYIYSFHPHGVFPGTALWLPMSPQWEELIGRNEETIVTTHGADVIFAVPFMRDALMSVGTMSVSRKGIENCLKQNNSPIIVTGGMAEMVYQKGSDTEMHIVMHHSGFVRMALQHGVPIVPILCFAEQNVMMNVPFPRLQRLTSRKLGFPFPTMPYGRWFLPLPHARPLTVVVGKPILPDPAMCNADDPDHVVHYRLRYFGELQRLFFKYRDEAGYPNMVLHLHCHNETHIVTEFRGSESVKDDQNQ
- a CDS encoding carnitine O-acetyltransferase, putative, which encodes MCMWLNRIYIYIYIYSSFVSLLCFLAYFEEYKTMATSESSGAKRFWGVDSEYEVTLCSTDSPVRAYESHMFDKEVLSADGAAHTAKKPKAGDSLGYDKHQASLPRLPIPTLQDTCDLYLKSIQALVTAEEYVHTKKVVEDFLKGGGSGETLHNLLLKWDKECNQPSWLEEFWNDSYVCMRDPIPVNVNFFFQFKPHPQHLQNGRHVSQIGRAASLLHAAVEYYVSIINGTVAREFERDAPVCMSQYRFVFSTSRVPGLHQDRKICYSERPLTEDEKRSKFAEYVAASPTHCVVIIRDRFFKLEVLREDGTQYSVEELIVSLKYIEDFVTSRQNPGAPVGLLTTMDRTEWFHARERLKKLGNVDILQTIQSALICICLDGVRVVSPEVGARLLLHGQGTNRWFDRHNIIVTADGTAGVNWEHSVNDGGTALMLADFMYKKDCERFFTGDEVEALSKREGVSLTVRRMVAEKQWNLDKGIYGVMKSASEDFKALIQNNELHVLHFGNFGGAFLKRFGISPDAFFQMALQLTYYRLFGRNCATYEAATTRTFSHGRTECIRSASSEALDFCRAAWEPLFPKRIGSAVPSQGEFLRKAVAAHANAVKLAKSGLGVDRHLYGLRVMARMHGVPLPGLFNDPSYHRSGTWLMSTSHCGSNALDAFGFGPVVVSGFGIGYMIKADSIDVVITSKCTSHFTSTVVFASMLESSLFHMKTILQSEDMSRRAERDILLFSHLCGLNDFQFSEKEGFIYEHHVNGSKGEMTDSIADASPNL